The proteins below are encoded in one region of Enterobacteriaceae endosymbiont of Plateumaris consimilis:
- the dapF gene encoding diaminopimelate epimerase encodes MKFTKMHALSNDFIIINNIKQHYRLNKNIIKKLSNRYTSIGFDQLLMVESSKNKNIDFHYRIFNADGNEVNQCGNGARCFAKYVKYKKLIFKNNICVSTNNSIIYLKILDNNEICVNMGTPLFNPESIPFLGILSNNSYSLFYNNKQIIFDIVSLGNPHCIIQVNNLSNIHIDLIGSFIQNHKLFPNKVNVGFMELVNSNNIKLRVFERGVGETNSCGTGACAAVAIGIKKNFLSNKVKVNLIGGSLIIKWKNNNIFMKGDAHYIYDGIIKL; translated from the coding sequence ATAAAATTTACTAAAATGCATGCTTTGAGCAATGATTTTATCATTATAAATAATATAAAACAACATTATCGTTTAAACAAAAACATTATTAAAAAATTGTCCAATAGATATACAAGTATAGGATTTGATCAATTATTAATGGTAGAGTCATCTAAAAATAAAAATATCGATTTTCATTATCGTATATTTAATGCAGATGGCAATGAAGTAAATCAATGTGGTAATGGAGCAAGATGTTTTGCAAAATATGTAAAATATAAAAAATTAATTTTTAAAAACAATATATGTGTTAGTACTAATAATAGTATTATATATTTAAAAATTTTAGATAATAATGAAATATGTGTTAATATGGGCACTCCTTTATTTAATCCAGAATCAATACCTTTCTTAGGTATATTATCAAATAATAGTTATTCATTATTTTATAATAATAAACAGATTATTTTTGATATTGTTTCTTTAGGTAATCCTCATTGTATTATTCAAGTAAATAATTTATCTAATATTCATATTGATTTAATAGGTTCTTTTATTCAAAATCACAAGTTATTTCCAAATAAAGTTAATGTGGGTTTTATGGAATTAGTCAATTCTAATAATATTAAATTACGTGTTTTTGAACGTGGTGTAGGAGAAACTAATTCTTGCGGTACAGGAGCTTGTGCAGCTGTAGCAATAGGTATTAAAAAAAATTTTTTATCTAATAAAGTTAAAGTTAATTTAATAGGTGGATCTTTAATTATAAAATGGAAAAATAATAATATATTTATGAAGGGTGATGCTCATTATATTTATGATGGTATAATAAAATTATAA
- a CDS encoding trypsin-like peptidase domain-containing protein yields MKKLKLIIYFLFCIIISTPTLIKINATPIPPQKSLNNTLPSLSKMLDKVMPAVVRITVDSTIILHNVNLPLNLQQYIGEHPQYCQEGSILKGTLLCKGNDDAIMESNYNSLASGVIIDAKNGYIITNNHVIENATRIEVELSDGRSFEATLIGTDELLDIALIKIKNAKNLHLVGLKIANSDKLKVGDYTVAIGNPFGLGNTATTGIISALGRNGINSTKHFENFIQTDAAMNSGNSGGALLNLNGELIGINTAIVSPDGGNVGVGFAIPSNSIMILSHQLIKYGRIKHVSFGVVGIGVNKELARIMNAPVKYIDGGTFVGSVINNSTAYNGGVKAGDIIIALNGKKLHGFYSLRSLMSILPVGSKVELTVIRNSKIKHLILTLQEDKESKLYFTLKTSVIEGGVFKNIIITKGKKKFRYVKVTNISDGSFADDIGFETEDIIVDINKIRIHTIKDIKRIISSKKKLSILVIHILRDNSNMYLLTVVPRVVN; encoded by the coding sequence ATGAAAAAATTAAAATTAATTATATATTTTTTATTTTGTATTATCATATCTACGCCAACATTAATTAAAATTAATGCAACGCCAATACCCCCACAAAAATCATTAAATAACACATTACCTAGTCTATCTAAAATGTTAGATAAAGTAATGCCGGCCGTTGTAAGGATAACAGTAGATAGTACTATCATACTTCATAATGTTAATTTACCTTTAAATTTACAACAATATATAGGAGAACATCCACAATATTGTCAAGAAGGATCTATATTAAAAGGAACTTTATTATGTAAAGGGAATGATGATGCCATAATGGAATCAAATTATAATTCATTAGCATCAGGTGTCATAATAGATGCTAAAAATGGATATATTATTACTAATAATCATGTTATAGAAAATGCTACAAGAATTGAGGTTGAATTATCAGATGGTCGTTCTTTTGAAGCTACTTTAATAGGTACGGATGAACTATTAGATATAGCATTAATTAAAATAAAAAATGCTAAAAACTTACATCTTGTAGGTTTAAAAATAGCAAATTCTGATAAATTAAAAGTTGGAGATTATACTGTTGCTATAGGTAATCCTTTTGGATTAGGTAATACTGCAACTACTGGTATTATATCTGCTTTAGGACGTAATGGAATTAATTCAACAAAACATTTTGAAAATTTCATTCAAACAGATGCTGCTATGAATAGTGGTAACTCTGGTGGTGCATTATTAAATTTAAATGGTGAATTAATTGGTATTAATACTGCTATTGTATCTCCTGATGGAGGTAATGTAGGAGTTGGTTTTGCTATACCTAGTAATTCAATTATGATTTTAAGTCACCAATTAATTAAATATGGTAGAATTAAGCATGTTTCATTTGGTGTTGTAGGAATAGGTGTTAATAAAGAATTAGCTCGTATTATGAATGCTCCTGTTAAATATATTGATGGAGGTACATTTGTTGGTAGTGTTATAAACAATAGTACCGCATATAATGGTGGAGTTAAAGCTGGTGATATAATTATTGCATTAAATGGTAAAAAATTACATGGTTTTTATTCATTAAGATCACTAATGAGTATATTACCTGTTGGTTCTAAAGTAGAACTTACTGTTATACGTAATAGTAAAATTAAACATTTAATTCTTACATTACAAGAAGATAAAGAAAGTAAACTATATTTTACACTTAAAACTTCTGTAATAGAAGGTGGTGTATTTAAAAATATAATAATTACTAAAGGTAAAAAGAAATTTAGATATGTTAAAGTTACAAATATATCTGATGGATCTTTTGCAGATGATATCGGTTTTGAAACAGAAGATATTATTGTAGATATTAATAAAATTAGAATTCATACAATAAAAGATATAAAAAGAATTATTTCATCTAAAAAGAAACTATCAATTCTTGTTATACATATTTTAAGAGATAATTCTAATATGTATTTACTAACAGTAGTACCTAGAGTGGTTAATTAA
- a CDS encoding amino acid permease, with translation MIKNQKDIKTKTDTDRNNSTNKSTKYNQVMTNRHVQMIAIGGAIGSGLFLGTGSRLHSMGIGLIVMYLICGLFCFFIMRALGELLLYRPSSGSFVSYSSEFLGNKAAYVCGWMYFINWIITGIIDITAITIYMYYWNKLHFIPQWSIGLITVVIIGIINIIGVKWFAEIEFCFSMIKVIAIITFLIIGTIIFCSQYYSHNNVIIHNGYYFVLHGHNQIFPNGFFTSISLTQGVIFSFASIELIGTASEECKNPKKIIPKAINSIIFRIIIFYVGSILLLILLMPWNEYKAYESPFITYFNKTGFKYIAGIMNFVVLSAAFSSLNAGLYSTSRILRSLAIRRCAPKILTKMNKNKIPYVGIIITLIFYMIGVYLNYIFSYKILEIMISISSLGIISAWTFIILCQMKLRKAINLGKIKKVNFKMPGAPFTSWLTLCFLMFVTISMFFTYPNCIYLIICILILTIILCIGWLKVKKNVKKYEKNKKRT, from the coding sequence ATGATAAAAAATCAAAAGGATATTAAAACTAAAACAGATACTGATAGGAATAATTCAACTAATAAAAGTACTAAATATAATCAAGTAATGACTAATCGTCATGTACAAATGATTGCAATTGGTGGTGCTATTGGTTCTGGTTTATTTTTAGGAACAGGTTCTAGATTGCATAGTATGGGAATAGGATTAATTGTTATGTATTTAATATGCGGTTTATTTTGTTTTTTTATTATGCGAGCATTAGGAGAATTATTATTATATAGACCTTCTAGTGGAAGTTTTGTTTCTTATTCTTCAGAATTTTTAGGTAATAAAGCAGCATATGTATGCGGTTGGATGTATTTTATTAATTGGATAATCACTGGTATTATTGATATAACAGCAATAACAATTTATATGTATTATTGGAATAAATTACATTTTATACCTCAATGGTCAATAGGTTTAATTACAGTAGTAATCATTGGAATTATTAATATTATAGGAGTTAAATGGTTTGCAGAAATAGAATTTTGTTTTTCTATGATAAAAGTTATAGCTATTATAACTTTTCTTATAATTGGTACAATAATATTTTGTAGTCAATATTATTCTCATAATAATGTTATTATCCATAATGGATATTATTTTGTTTTACATGGACATAATCAAATTTTTCCTAATGGTTTTTTTACATCAATATCTTTAACTCAAGGTGTAATATTTTCTTTTGCATCTATAGAATTAATTGGTACAGCTTCAGAAGAATGTAAAAATCCTAAAAAAATAATACCTAAAGCTATTAATAGTATTATTTTTAGAATTATTATTTTTTATGTAGGATCAATATTATTATTAATTTTATTAATGCCATGGAATGAATATAAAGCTTATGAAAGTCCTTTTATTACATATTTTAATAAGACAGGATTTAAATATATAGCTGGAATAATGAATTTTGTTGTTTTAAGTGCAGCTTTTTCAAGCTTAAATGCAGGATTATATTCTACAAGTAGAATTTTAAGATCTTTAGCAATTAGAAGATGTGCACCCAAAATATTAACTAAAATGAACAAAAATAAAATTCCTTATGTTGGAATAATTATAACACTTATATTTTATATGATAGGTGTATATTTAAATTATATATTTTCTTATAAAATATTAGAGATTATGATTAGTATTTCTTCTTTAGGTATTATTTCTGCATGGACTTTTATTATTCTTTGTCAAATGAAATTAAGAAAAGCTATTAATTTAGGAAAAATTAAAAAAGTTAATTTTAAAATGCCTGGAGCACCTTTTACTTCGTGGTTAACTTTATGTTTTCTTATGTTTGTAACAATTTCAATGTTTTTTACATATCCTAACTGTATATATTTAATAATTTGTATACTTATATTAACAATAATATTATGTATAGGATGGTTAAAAGTTAAAAAAAATGTAAAAAAATATGAAAAAAATAAAAAAAGAACATGA
- the prfB gene encoding peptide chain release factor 2 (programmed frameshift): MFEINLIKNNLQKIKKKNNFIRNFLDYLKLKQKLLIINNQFTNSNIWKNINFVTQLSKKKSYIENILLTLDIINQEIIDIDELITIAINTNDNNILHDSIQILYNIKHKIDKLEFQKFFVKKNDNKNCFIDIQAGSGGIESQDWAQMIMRMYLKWAEKKKFKTYIIKQSLGEKIGIKSATIKIMGNYVFGWLRTENGIHRLVRKSPFNSYGRRHTSFCSTFIYPETNNNSNIIIKPDDLRIDVYRSSGAGGQHVNRTESAVRITHIPTGIVTQCQNNRSQHKNKYQAIKQIEKKLYELDFKNKNIAKKKIEDSKLNISWSYQIRSYILDNARIKDIRTGIETNNIQSVLNGNIDIFIKASLKIGL, translated from the exons ATGTTTGAAATAAATTTAATAAAAAATAATTTACAAAAAATAAAAAAAAAAAATAATTTTATTAGGAATTTTCTT GATTATTTAAAATTAAAACAAAAATTACTTATAATAAATAATCAATTTACAAATTCTAATATTTGGAAAAATATTAATTTTGTAACACAATTGAGTAAAAAAAAGTCTTATATAGAAAATATTCTACTTACTTTAGATATAATTAATCAAGAAATAATAGATATTGATGAATTAATTACAATAGCTATTAATACTAATGATAATAATATATTACATGATTCTATTCAAATATTATATAATATAAAACATAAAATAGATAAATTAGAATTTCAAAAATTTTTTGTAAAAAAAAATGATAACAAAAATTGTTTTATTGATATACAAGCAGGATCAGGAGGAATAGAATCACAAGATTGGGCACAAATGATTATGAGAATGTATTTAAAATGGGCAGAAAAAAAAAAATTTAAAACATATATAATTAAACAATCTCTTGGAGAAAAAATAGGAATAAAATCAGCAACTATAAAGATAATGGGAAATTATGTTTTTGGTTGGTTACGAACAGAAAATGGTATTCATCGTTTAGTAAGAAAAAGTCCTTTTAATTCATATGGAAGACGTCATACTTCATTTTGCTCAACATTTATATATCCTGAAACTAATAATAATTCAAATATAATAATAAAACCAGATGATTTACGGATTGATGTATATAGATCTTCTGGTGCAGGTGGTCAACATGTTAATCGTACAGAATCAGCTGTAAGAATTACTCATATTCCTACAGGAATAGTAACTCAATGTCAAAATAATAGATCACAACATAAGAATAAATACCAAGCTATCAAACAAATAGAAAAAAAATTATATGAATTAGATTTTAAAAATAAAAATATAGCAAAAAAAAAAATAGAAGATAGTAAATTAAATATTAGTTGGAGTTATCAAATCAGATCTTATATCTTAGATAATGCAAGAATTAAAGATATACGTACAGGAATAGAAACTAATAATATTCAGTCTGTTCTAAATGGTAATATAGATATATTTATTAAAGCTAGTTTAAAAATAGGTTTATAA
- a CDS encoding UvrD-helicase domain-containing protein, whose protein sequence is MYNKKLLNNLNDKQKQVVSAIRKNLLVLAGAGSGKTLVLVRRIAWLISIENCSPKSILAVTFTNKAAKEIKMRVSQLIGYKEQQNIWIGTFHSFAYYVLRIHYAEAKLPKNFQIIDNEDQKRLVKRIINIMNLSTNDEKYSIKYIIKCINAIKNNCLINHKKNIVNIPIYKIYDEYQKLCETNGVIDFNDLIFKLHKLLLHNKDILKIYQKRFQNILIDEFQDTSSSQYNCIYLLYKNNYKVKITIVGDDDQSIYGWRGAKIENINHFLKDFHNVQTILLEQNYRSTSNILNAANKLISNNNSIRLEKKLWTNTNNGKLISIYFALNEFDEAEYIINYIKNNLIKKNIQLNNCVILYRNNFQSRIIEENMLKNNIPYKITGSIRFYARQEIKNTLSYLKLISNYNDDSSFERIINIPKRRIGVVTINTIKSIAKQLNLTLWKASNFIINEKKNILSKITYNSLKKFVYLIKSLKENTINYSLPIKIEKIIKSSGLWNLYLQNNDELNNTKINNLKELINSAVQFTKFKSNSNLNLSKDDDNLIEFLSQTILEYESKNEQKEDKNNDFVQMMTIHSSKGLEFNQVFMIGMEEGIFPNKTSSSKNEYLYEERRLAYVGITRAKKKLILTYTKKRYFYGKEVDSLPSRFINELPDNCIKKISYLDNKKNSQNNFFTDYNFYLGQLIYHNIFGKGIILKIEQVKNNKKIKIKFTNVGIKWIMSNYIKIYDQ, encoded by the coding sequence ATGTATAATAAAAAATTATTAAATAATTTAAATGATAAACAAAAACAAGTAGTATCTGCAATACGTAAAAATTTATTAGTATTAGCAGGTGCAGGAAGTGGAAAAACACTTGTATTAGTTCGTAGAATAGCATGGTTAATATCTATAGAAAATTGTTCTCCAAAATCTATTTTAGCTGTAACTTTTACCAATAAAGCTGCTAAAGAAATAAAAATGAGAGTTTCACAACTTATTGGATATAAAGAACAACAAAATATTTGGATAGGAACTTTTCATAGTTTTGCTTATTATGTATTAAGAATACATTATGCAGAGGCAAAGTTACCTAAAAATTTTCAAATAATAGATAATGAAGATCAAAAACGTTTAGTAAAACGTATTATTAATATAATGAATTTAAGTACAAATGATGAAAAATACTCAATTAAATATATTATAAAATGTATTAATGCAATTAAAAATAATTGTTTAATAAATCATAAAAAAAATATAGTTAATATTCCAATTTATAAGATTTATGATGAATATCAAAAATTATGTGAAACTAACGGTGTTATAGATTTTAATGATTTAATATTTAAATTACATAAATTATTATTACATAATAAAGATATATTAAAAATATATCAAAAACGTTTTCAAAATATTTTAATTGATGAATTTCAAGATACTAGTAGTAGTCAATATAATTGTATATATTTATTATATAAAAATAATTATAAAGTTAAAATTACTATAGTAGGTGATGATGATCAATCTATTTATGGATGGCGTGGTGCAAAGATAGAGAATATTAATCATTTTTTAAAAGATTTTCATAATGTTCAAACAATTTTATTAGAACAAAATTATCGTTCTACAAGTAATATTCTTAATGCTGCAAATAAATTAATATCCAATAATAATTCCATTAGATTAGAAAAAAAATTATGGACAAATACTAATAATGGAAAATTAATATCAATATATTTTGCATTAAATGAATTTGATGAAGCTGAATACATTATAAATTATATAAAAAATAATTTAATAAAGAAAAATATACAATTAAATAATTGTGTAATTTTATATAGAAATAATTTTCAATCACGTATTATAGAAGAAAATATGTTAAAAAATAATATTCCTTATAAAATTACTGGAAGTATTCGTTTTTATGCAAGACAAGAAATAAAAAATACTTTATCATATTTAAAATTAATATCTAATTATAATGATGATAGTTCTTTTGAAAGAATTATAAATATTCCTAAAAGAAGAATTGGAGTTGTTACTATAAATACCATAAAATCTATAGCTAAACAATTAAATTTAACATTATGGAAAGCAAGTAATTTTATTATTAATGAAAAAAAAAATATTTTAAGTAAAATAACATATAATTCATTAAAAAAATTTGTGTATTTAATAAAATCTTTAAAAGAAAATACTATTAATTATTCATTACCAATAAAAATTGAAAAAATTATAAAATCTTCAGGATTATGGAATTTATATTTACAGAATAATGATGAACTAAATAATACTAAAATAAACAATTTAAAAGAATTAATTAACTCTGCAGTACAATTTACAAAGTTTAAATCTAATTCTAATCTTAATCTAAGTAAAGATGATGATAATTTAATAGAATTTTTATCACAAACTATACTAGAATATGAGAGTAAAAATGAACAAAAAGAAGATAAAAATAATGATTTTGTACAAATGATGACAATTCATTCTTCAAAAGGATTAGAATTTAATCAAGTTTTTATGATTGGTATGGAAGAAGGTATATTTCCTAATAAAACATCATCAAGTAAAAATGAATACCTTTATGAAGAAAGACGGTTAGCATATGTAGGTATTACACGAGCTAAGAAAAAATTAATATTAACTTATACAAAAAAACGCTATTTTTATGGGAAAGAGGTAGATTCATTACCATCTAGATTTATAAATGAATTACCTGATAATTGTATTAAAAAAATTAGTTATTTAGATAATAAAAAAAATTCTCAAAATAATTTTTTTACTGATTATAATTTTTATTTAGGACAATTAATTTATCATAATATTTTTGGTAAAGGTATTATTTTAAAAATTGAACAAGTTAAAAATAATAAGAAAATAAAAATAAAATTTACTAACGTAGGTATTAAATGGATAATGTCTAATTATATTAAAATATATGATCAATAA
- the lysS gene encoding lysine--tRNA ligase, with product MSEKKNICIKTINNERETRIKKLITLRKNNNAFPNNFKINITSDILYKKYNNINSILDKNLIFHIAGRIINFRIMGKASFIKIKDETGYIQIYLSTDSLSIKKYKNIIKQLDLGDIIGIIGNIFKTKTGVLSIYSNKCYLLTKSIRPLPSKFHGLNNQEIKYRKRYLDLIVNDKSKKVFETRSKIIFFIRNFMNKKKFIEVETPMMQIIPGGATARPFITHHNTFNRDMYLRIAPELYLKRLIIGGFNKIFEINKNFRNEGISTQHNPEFTMMELYIAYANYTDLMTFFEKMLFHIGKKILNSNKLLFNNNEFDLSKPFNKLTMKESIVYYYPNINYNHLNNFNKLIDISNMLKVKIDYNWSIGKIISSIFEEKIINKLITPTFITEYPTEISPLSRRNELDETMTDRFEFFICGMEIANGFSELNDPEDQKIRFKQQMICKNEEDDNNIQNKFYDKEYIEALEYGLPPTAGLGIGIDRLVMLFTNSPSIKDVILFPTLRPIK from the coding sequence ATGTCTGAAAAAAAGAATATATGTATTAAAACAATTAATAATGAAAGAGAAACACGTATAAAAAAATTAATAACATTAAGAAAAAATAATAATGCATTTCCTAATAATTTTAAAATTAATATTACATCTGATATTTTATATAAAAAATATAATAATATTAATTCTATTTTAGATAAAAATTTAATATTTCATATTGCTGGACGTATTATTAATTTTCGAATTATGGGTAAAGCATCTTTTATTAAAATTAAAGATGAAACAGGATATATTCAAATATATTTATCAACTGATAGTTTATCTATAAAAAAATATAAAAATATTATAAAGCAATTAGATCTTGGAGATATAATAGGTATTATTGGTAATATTTTTAAAACTAAAACTGGAGTTTTATCTATTTATTCTAATAAATGTTATTTATTAACAAAATCTATTAGACCTTTACCTAGTAAATTTCATGGTTTGAATAATCAAGAAATCAAATATAGAAAAAGATATTTAGATCTTATTGTAAATGATAAATCAAAAAAAGTTTTTGAGACAAGATCAAAAATAATATTTTTTATACGTAATTTTATGAATAAAAAAAAATTTATTGAAGTAGAAACACCAATGATGCAAATTATTCCTGGTGGAGCTACAGCTAGACCATTTATAACACATCATAATACTTTTAATCGTGATATGTATTTACGTATAGCTCCAGAATTATATTTAAAAAGATTAATTATAGGCGGATTTAATAAAATATTTGAAATTAATAAAAATTTTCGTAATGAAGGTATTTCTACACAGCATAATCCTGAATTTACTATGATGGAGTTATATATAGCATATGCTAATTATACTGATTTAATGACTTTTTTTGAAAAGATGTTATTTCATATAGGTAAAAAAATATTAAATTCTAATAAATTATTATTTAATAATAATGAGTTTGATCTTAGTAAACCATTTAATAAATTAACTATGAAAGAATCTATAGTGTATTACTATCCTAATATTAATTATAATCATTTAAATAATTTTAATAAATTAATAGATATTAGTAATATGTTAAAAGTTAAAATTGATTATAATTGGAGTATAGGAAAAATAATTTCTTCTATTTTTGAAGAAAAAATAATAAATAAATTAATTACACCAACTTTTATTACAGAATATCCTACAGAAATATCGCCATTATCACGTAGAAATGAATTAGATGAAACTATGACTGATAGATTTGAATTTTTTATTTGTGGAATGGAAATAGCTAATGGTTTTTCTGAATTAAATGATCCTGAAGATCAAAAAATAAGATTTAAACAACAAATGATTTGTAAAAATGAAGAAGATGATAATAATATCCAAAATAAATTTTATGATAAAGAATATATAGAAGCATTAGAGTATGGATTACCACCTACAGCAGGATTAGGTATTGGAATAGATAGATTAGTAATGTTATTTACAAATTCTCCTTCTATTAAAGATGTAATTTTATTTCCTACTTTAAGACCTATCAAATAG
- the rpiA gene encoding ribose-5-phosphate isomerase RpiA has product MSNKFKKIASQVALKYIKNNNIIGIGTGTTIKYFINMLYKIKNKVDGFVSTSITSTNELKKYNFHIYNSNEVDLIDIYFDSADEINNNMEMIKGGGAALTNEKIIANISNTFICIIDQSKHVNILGKIHPLPIEVIPTAKSYVFKELSKLGGLPKLRKGIITEHGNIILDIYNLNIIEPIKLEKYINSIAGVVTVGLFANRCADIVITGNYDYTVSIKKNTKLLSNN; this is encoded by the coding sequence ATGTCAAATAAATTTAAAAAAATTGCTTCTCAAGTTGCTTTAAAATATATCAAGAATAATAATATTATTGGTATTGGTACTGGAACAACAATAAAATATTTTATAAATATGTTATATAAAATTAAAAATAAAGTTGATGGATTTGTTTCTACCTCTATCACATCTACGAATGAATTAAAAAAATATAATTTTCATATATATAATAGTAATGAGGTAGATTTAATAGATATATATTTTGATAGTGCTGATGAAATAAATAATAATATGGAAATGATAAAAGGAGGTGGAGCTGCATTAACAAATGAAAAAATTATTGCTAATATTTCTAATACATTTATATGTATTATAGATCAATCTAAACATGTAAATATTTTAGGTAAAATACATCCTTTACCTATTGAAGTTATACCTACAGCTAAATCATATGTTTTTAAAGAATTATCTAAATTAGGAGGGTTACCAAAACTTAGAAAAGGAATTATTACAGAACATGGCAATATAATTTTAGATATATATAATTTAAATATTATTGAACCGATAAAATTAGAAAAATATATTAATTCTATTGCTGGAGTAGTAACAGTAGGTTTATTTGCTAATAGATGTGCAGATATTGTTATAACAGGAAATTATGATTATACTGTCTCAATTAAAAAAAATACAAAATTATTATCTAATAATTAG
- the corA gene encoding magnesium/cobalt transporter CorA has product MLSVFKIYKNRLTRFELDNNNFSDSIWIDLIKPNNNERKKIYYLLGQNLATRPELEDIEASARFFENEEGLHIHSFFFYEDIDDHAGTATVAFTIKNGLLYTLRERELPAFRLYRMRTRNQKIVDGNPYELLLDLFETKIEQLADEIENIYSDLEHLSRIIMKGHQDDKFDNALSTLAELEDIGWKVRLCLMDTQRALNFLMRKTRLPNNQMEQAREIQRDIESLLPHNESLLQKVTFLMQAAMGFINIEQNRIIKIFSLVSVIFLPPTLVASSYGMNFSFIPELKWKYGYPYALIFMILAGLAPYFYFKKKKWL; this is encoded by the coding sequence ATGCTAAGTGTTTTTAAAATATATAAAAATCGTTTAACACGTTTTGAATTAGATAATAATAATTTTTCAGATTCTATTTGGATAGATCTAATAAAACCTAATAATAATGAAAGAAAAAAAATATATTATTTATTAGGACAAAATTTAGCTACTCGACCTGAATTAGAAGATATAGAAGCATCTGCAAGATTTTTTGAAAATGAAGAAGGATTACATATTCATTCATTCTTTTTTTATGAAGATATTGATGATCATGCAGGAACTGCAACAGTAGCATTTACCATTAAAAATGGACTTCTTTATACGTTAAGAGAACGTGAGCTACCTGCTTTTCGTTTATATAGAATGCGTACACGTAATCAAAAAATAGTAGATGGTAATCCATATGAATTATTATTAGATTTGTTTGAAACTAAAATTGAACAATTAGCGGATGAAATTGAAAATATATATAGTGATTTAGAACATTTAAGTAGAATAATTATGAAAGGACATCAAGATGATAAATTTGATAATGCTCTTTCAACTTTAGCAGAATTAGAAGATATTGGATGGAAAGTTAGATTGTGTTTAATGGATACACAAAGAGCATTAAATTTTTTAATGAGAAAAACAAGATTACCTAATAATCAAATGGAACAAGCAAGAGAAATTCAAAGAGATATTGAATCATTATTACCACATAACGAATCTTTATTACAAAAAGTTACTTTTTTAATGCAAGCAGCAATGGGTTTTATTAATATAGAACAGAATAGAATTATAAAAATTTTTTCATTAGTTTCTGTGATATTTTTACCACCAACTTTAGTTGCTTCAAGTTATGGTATGAACTTTTCTTTTATTCCTGAACTAAAATGGAAATATGGTTATCCATATGCATTGATATTTATGATATTAGCCGGATTAGCTCCATATTTTTATTTTAAAAAAAAAAAATGGTTATAA